A genomic stretch from Kogia breviceps isolate mKogBre1 chromosome 1, mKogBre1 haplotype 1, whole genome shotgun sequence includes:
- the H6PD gene encoding GDH/6PGL endoplasmic bifunctional protein isoform X3 — protein sequence MPGELELTTLLHTHRLFLSTFFFLSSVLNQKAGSEVLKCNGDPKSMLLTQAPWRSEGLASWLMLVSRPAPSEPTFRAPSGHLFPETAAEDTRTPLFSGAAQDVGPGPQRGHHTAPWGRGVASDQPCLELQYSKDRASGHLPILVVAQILPFRDQNRKALDGLWNRHHVERVEIIMKEAVDAEGRTSFYEEYGVIGDVLQNHLTEILMLVAMELPLNISSSEAVLGHKLQAFRALRGLQRGSAVVGQYQAYRGQVRRELQKPDSFHSLTPTFAGILVHIDNLRWEGVPFILMSGKALDERVGYVRILFKDQAYCAQSEKRWVPAQSHCLPQQIIFYIGHGELGGPAVLVSRNLFRPSLPSAGWKEVEGQPGLHLFGRPLSDYYAYSPVREQDAYSILISHIFHRRKDSFITMDNLLASWVFWTPLLDSLAHEVPRLYPGGAENGHLLDFEFSGSHLSFSQPPLEQLVPGPGSAPMPSDFQVLRAKYRDSPLISAWPEELIARLAGDIEAAAVQAVRRFGRFHLALSGGSSPVALFQQLAVGHYGFPWAHTHLWLVDERCVPLWDPESNFQGLQAHLLQHVRVPYYNVHPMPVHRRQRLCAEEDQGAQAYAEEISALVTNSSFDLLLLGMGTDGHTASLFPQSPVGLDGKQLVVLTTSPSGPRRRMSLSLPAINRARQVAVLVLGRMKREIAMLVSRVGCEPKKWPISGVLPDSGQLVWYMDYDAFLG from the exons ATGCCAGGGGAATTAGAATTGACCACCTTACTCCACACCCATCGGCTCTTTCTCAGTACCTTTTTCTTCCTGAGTTCTGTTTTGAACCAGAAGGCTGGTAGCGAGGTCTTAAAATGTAATGGGGACCCTAAGTCCATGCTCCTCACCCAGGCCCCGTGGCGGAGCGAGGGGCTGGCCTCCTGGCTGATGCTCGTCAGCCGGCCAGCTCCCTCTGAACCTACCTTCAGGGCCCCTTCGGGACACCTCTTCCCGGAAACCGCAGCAGAGGATACACGAACACCTCTGTTCTCTGGTGCTGCCCAGGACGTGGGCCCAGGGCCGCAGCGGGGGCACCACACAGCCCCCTGGGGCAGAGGCGTCGCCTCCGACCAGCCATGTTTGGAGCTGCAGTATTCCAAAGACAGGGCCTCAGGCCACTTGCCCATCCTG GTGGTGGCCCAGATCCTGCCTTTCCGAGACCAGAACCGCAAGGCCCTGGACGGCCTCTGGAACCGGCACCACGTGGAGCGGGTGGAGATCATCATGAAGGAGGCCGTGGACGCAGAAG GTCGCACCAGCTTCTACGAGGAGTACGGCGTCATCGGCGACGTCCTGCAGAACCACCTGACCGAGATCCTCATGCTGGTGGCCATGGAGCTACCCCTCAACATCAGCAGCTCGGAGGCGGTGCTGGGGCACAAGCTCCAGGCATTCCGGGCCCTGCGGGGCCTGCAGAGGGGCAGTGCCGTCGTGGGCCAGTACCAGGCTTACCGCGGGCAGGTGCGCAGAGAGCTGCAGAAGCCAGACAGCTTCCACAGCCTGACGCCGACCTTTGCAG GCATCCTCGTGCACATAGACAACCTTCGCTGGGAGGGTGTCCCTTTCATCCTGATGTCCGGCAAAGCCTTGGACGAGAGAGTGGGCTACGTTCGGATCTTGTTCAAGGACCAGGCGTACTGTGCCCAGAGCGAGAAGCGCTGGGTCCCGGCGCAGAGCCACTGCCTTCCTCAGCAGATCATCTTCTACATCGGCCACGGTGAGCTGGGCGGCCCCGCCGTGCTGGTCAGCAGGAACCTGTTcaggccctccctgccctccgCCGGCTGGAAGGAAGTGGAGGGCCAGCCTGGGCTTCACCTCTTTGGCCGCCCTCTGTCTGATTACTACGCCTACAGCCCTGTGAGGGAGCAGGACGCCTACTCCATCCTCATCTCTCATATCTTCCACCGCCGGAAGGACTCCTTCATCACCATGGACAACTTGCTGGCTTCCTGGGTCTTCTGGACGCCCTTGCTGGACAGCCTGGCCCACGAGGTCCCACGCCTCTACCCAGGAGGAGCAGAGAATGGACACCTGTTGGACTTTGAGTTCAGCGGCAGCCACCTGTCCTTCTCCCAGCCGCCACTGGAGCAGCTGGTGCCGGGGCCGGGTTCCGCTCCGATGCCCAGCGACTTCCAGGTTCTCAGGGCCAAGTACCGAGACAGCCCGCTGATATCGGCCTGGCCGGAGGAGCTGATCGCCAGGCTGGCCGGCGACATCGAGGCTGCGGCTGTGCAGGCTGTGAGGCGCTTCGGCCGGTTCCACCTGGCACTCTCGGGCGGCTCGAGCCCCGTGGCCCTGTTCCAGCAGCTGGCCGTGGGGCACTACGGCTTCCCCTGGGCCCACACGCACCTGTGGCTGGTGGACGAGCGCTGCGTCCCGCTCTGGGACCCCGAGTCCAACTTCCAGGGCCTGCAGGCTCACCTGCTGCAGCACGTGCGTGTCCCCTACTACAACGTCCACCCCATGCCCGTGCACCGGCGCCAGCGGCTCTGTGCCGAGGAGGACCAGGGCGCCCAGGCCTATGCCGAGGAGATCTCCGCCCTGGTGACCAACAGCAGCTTCGACCTGCTGCTGCTGGGCATGGGCACAGACGGGCACACGGCCTCCCTCTTCCCTCAGTCACCCGTCGGCCTGGACGGCAAGCAGCTCGTGGTGCTGACCACGAGCCCCTCCGGCCCGCGCCGGCGCATGAGCCTCAGCCTGCCCGCCATCAACCGTGCCCGCCAGGTGGCGGTGCTGGTCCTGGGTCGGATGAAGCGCGAGATCGCCATGCTGGTGAGCCGCGTGGGCTGCGAGCCCAAGAAGTGGCCCATCTCGGGCGTCCTGCCCGACTCTGGCCAGCTGGTGTGGTACATGGACTATGACGCGTTTCTGGGGTGA
- the H6PD gene encoding GDH/6PGL endoplasmic bifunctional protein isoform X1, whose protein sequence is MMSERRHAGAWNMLTAAVCMALLGCLQAQELQGHVSIILLGATGDLARKYLWQGLFQLYLEEAGKSQSLRFHGTALTSTEQGQEVIAKVLRSLSCPRDTAPGRCAELKAQFQQLSEYRRLKTPEDYLALSKDIEARVRQEGLQEAGRIFYFSVPPFAYAEIARNVNSSCRPGPGAWLRVVLEKPFGRDYRSAQQLATELGSFFQEEEMYRVDHYLGKQVVAQILPFRDQNRKALDGLWNRHHVERVEIIMKEAVDAEGRTSFYEEYGVIGDVLQNHLTEILMLVAMELPLNISSSEAVLGHKLQAFRALRGLQRGSAVVGQYQAYRGQVRRELQKPDSFHSLTPTFAGILVHIDNLRWEGVPFILMSGKALDERVGYVRILFKDQAYCAQSEKRWVPAQSHCLPQQIIFYIGHGELGGPAVLVSRNLFRPSLPSAGWKEVEGQPGLHLFGRPLSDYYAYSPVREQDAYSILISHIFHRRKDSFITMDNLLASWVFWTPLLDSLAHEVPRLYPGGAENGHLLDFEFSGSHLSFSQPPLEQLVPGPGSAPMPSDFQVLRAKYRDSPLISAWPEELIARLAGDIEAAAVQAVRRFGRFHLALSGGSSPVALFQQLAVGHYGFPWAHTHLWLVDERCVPLWDPESNFQGLQAHLLQHVRVPYYNVHPMPVHRRQRLCAEEDQGAQAYAEEISALVTNSSFDLLLLGMGTDGHTASLFPQSPVGLDGKQLVVLTTSPSGPRRRMSLSLPAINRARQVAVLVLGRMKREIAMLVSRVGCEPKKWPISGVLPDSGQLVWYMDYDAFLG, encoded by the exons GCACGCAGGCGCTTGGAATATGCTCACGGCGGCCGTGTGCATGGCCCTGCTGGGCTGCCTGCAGGCCCAGGAGCTCCAGGGACACGTCTCCATAATCCTGCTGGGAGCCACCGGGGACCTGGCCAGAAAATACCTATGGCAGGGGCTGTTCCAGCTGTACCTGGAGGAGGCGGGGAAGAGCCAGAGTCTTCGCTTCCACGGGACTGCTCTGACGAGCACCGAGCAGGGCCAGGAGGTCATAGCCAAGGTCCTGAGGtccctctcctgccccagggACACAGCTCCCGGTCGCTGTGCTGAACTCAAGGCTCAGTTCCAGCAGCTGAGCGAGTACCGCCGCCTGAAGACGCCTGAGGACTATCTGGCCTTGAGCAAGGACATTGAGGCCCGGGTCCGGCAGGAAGGCCTCCAGGAGGCCGGCAGGATTTTCTACTTCTCGGTGCCACCCTTCGCCTATGCAGAAATTGCCCGCAACGTCAACAGCAGCTGCCGTCCAGGCCCAGGTGCCTGGCTGCGCGTTGTCCTTGAGAAACCCTTTGGCCGTGACTACCGCTCAGCCCAGCAGCTGGCCACAGAGCTTGGGAGCTTTTTCCAAGAGGAGGAGATGTACCGGGTGGACCATTACCTGGGCAAGCAG GTGGTGGCCCAGATCCTGCCTTTCCGAGACCAGAACCGCAAGGCCCTGGACGGCCTCTGGAACCGGCACCACGTGGAGCGGGTGGAGATCATCATGAAGGAGGCCGTGGACGCAGAAG GTCGCACCAGCTTCTACGAGGAGTACGGCGTCATCGGCGACGTCCTGCAGAACCACCTGACCGAGATCCTCATGCTGGTGGCCATGGAGCTACCCCTCAACATCAGCAGCTCGGAGGCGGTGCTGGGGCACAAGCTCCAGGCATTCCGGGCCCTGCGGGGCCTGCAGAGGGGCAGTGCCGTCGTGGGCCAGTACCAGGCTTACCGCGGGCAGGTGCGCAGAGAGCTGCAGAAGCCAGACAGCTTCCACAGCCTGACGCCGACCTTTGCAG GCATCCTCGTGCACATAGACAACCTTCGCTGGGAGGGTGTCCCTTTCATCCTGATGTCCGGCAAAGCCTTGGACGAGAGAGTGGGCTACGTTCGGATCTTGTTCAAGGACCAGGCGTACTGTGCCCAGAGCGAGAAGCGCTGGGTCCCGGCGCAGAGCCACTGCCTTCCTCAGCAGATCATCTTCTACATCGGCCACGGTGAGCTGGGCGGCCCCGCCGTGCTGGTCAGCAGGAACCTGTTcaggccctccctgccctccgCCGGCTGGAAGGAAGTGGAGGGCCAGCCTGGGCTTCACCTCTTTGGCCGCCCTCTGTCTGATTACTACGCCTACAGCCCTGTGAGGGAGCAGGACGCCTACTCCATCCTCATCTCTCATATCTTCCACCGCCGGAAGGACTCCTTCATCACCATGGACAACTTGCTGGCTTCCTGGGTCTTCTGGACGCCCTTGCTGGACAGCCTGGCCCACGAGGTCCCACGCCTCTACCCAGGAGGAGCAGAGAATGGACACCTGTTGGACTTTGAGTTCAGCGGCAGCCACCTGTCCTTCTCCCAGCCGCCACTGGAGCAGCTGGTGCCGGGGCCGGGTTCCGCTCCGATGCCCAGCGACTTCCAGGTTCTCAGGGCCAAGTACCGAGACAGCCCGCTGATATCGGCCTGGCCGGAGGAGCTGATCGCCAGGCTGGCCGGCGACATCGAGGCTGCGGCTGTGCAGGCTGTGAGGCGCTTCGGCCGGTTCCACCTGGCACTCTCGGGCGGCTCGAGCCCCGTGGCCCTGTTCCAGCAGCTGGCCGTGGGGCACTACGGCTTCCCCTGGGCCCACACGCACCTGTGGCTGGTGGACGAGCGCTGCGTCCCGCTCTGGGACCCCGAGTCCAACTTCCAGGGCCTGCAGGCTCACCTGCTGCAGCACGTGCGTGTCCCCTACTACAACGTCCACCCCATGCCCGTGCACCGGCGCCAGCGGCTCTGTGCCGAGGAGGACCAGGGCGCCCAGGCCTATGCCGAGGAGATCTCCGCCCTGGTGACCAACAGCAGCTTCGACCTGCTGCTGCTGGGCATGGGCACAGACGGGCACACGGCCTCCCTCTTCCCTCAGTCACCCGTCGGCCTGGACGGCAAGCAGCTCGTGGTGCTGACCACGAGCCCCTCCGGCCCGCGCCGGCGCATGAGCCTCAGCCTGCCCGCCATCAACCGTGCCCGCCAGGTGGCGGTGCTGGTCCTGGGTCGGATGAAGCGCGAGATCGCCATGCTGGTGAGCCGCGTGGGCTGCGAGCCCAAGAAGTGGCCCATCTCGGGCGTCCTGCCCGACTCTGGCCAGCTGGTGTGGTACATGGACTATGACGCGTTTCTGGGGTGA
- the H6PD gene encoding GDH/6PGL endoplasmic bifunctional protein isoform X2: MKHAGAWNMLTAAVCMALLGCLQAQELQGHVSIILLGATGDLARKYLWQGLFQLYLEEAGKSQSLRFHGTALTSTEQGQEVIAKVLRSLSCPRDTAPGRCAELKAQFQQLSEYRRLKTPEDYLALSKDIEARVRQEGLQEAGRIFYFSVPPFAYAEIARNVNSSCRPGPGAWLRVVLEKPFGRDYRSAQQLATELGSFFQEEEMYRVDHYLGKQVVAQILPFRDQNRKALDGLWNRHHVERVEIIMKEAVDAEGRTSFYEEYGVIGDVLQNHLTEILMLVAMELPLNISSSEAVLGHKLQAFRALRGLQRGSAVVGQYQAYRGQVRRELQKPDSFHSLTPTFAGILVHIDNLRWEGVPFILMSGKALDERVGYVRILFKDQAYCAQSEKRWVPAQSHCLPQQIIFYIGHGELGGPAVLVSRNLFRPSLPSAGWKEVEGQPGLHLFGRPLSDYYAYSPVREQDAYSILISHIFHRRKDSFITMDNLLASWVFWTPLLDSLAHEVPRLYPGGAENGHLLDFEFSGSHLSFSQPPLEQLVPGPGSAPMPSDFQVLRAKYRDSPLISAWPEELIARLAGDIEAAAVQAVRRFGRFHLALSGGSSPVALFQQLAVGHYGFPWAHTHLWLVDERCVPLWDPESNFQGLQAHLLQHVRVPYYNVHPMPVHRRQRLCAEEDQGAQAYAEEISALVTNSSFDLLLLGMGTDGHTASLFPQSPVGLDGKQLVVLTTSPSGPRRRMSLSLPAINRARQVAVLVLGRMKREIAMLVSRVGCEPKKWPISGVLPDSGQLVWYMDYDAFLG, encoded by the exons GCACGCAGGCGCTTGGAATATGCTCACGGCGGCCGTGTGCATGGCCCTGCTGGGCTGCCTGCAGGCCCAGGAGCTCCAGGGACACGTCTCCATAATCCTGCTGGGAGCCACCGGGGACCTGGCCAGAAAATACCTATGGCAGGGGCTGTTCCAGCTGTACCTGGAGGAGGCGGGGAAGAGCCAGAGTCTTCGCTTCCACGGGACTGCTCTGACGAGCACCGAGCAGGGCCAGGAGGTCATAGCCAAGGTCCTGAGGtccctctcctgccccagggACACAGCTCCCGGTCGCTGTGCTGAACTCAAGGCTCAGTTCCAGCAGCTGAGCGAGTACCGCCGCCTGAAGACGCCTGAGGACTATCTGGCCTTGAGCAAGGACATTGAGGCCCGGGTCCGGCAGGAAGGCCTCCAGGAGGCCGGCAGGATTTTCTACTTCTCGGTGCCACCCTTCGCCTATGCAGAAATTGCCCGCAACGTCAACAGCAGCTGCCGTCCAGGCCCAGGTGCCTGGCTGCGCGTTGTCCTTGAGAAACCCTTTGGCCGTGACTACCGCTCAGCCCAGCAGCTGGCCACAGAGCTTGGGAGCTTTTTCCAAGAGGAGGAGATGTACCGGGTGGACCATTACCTGGGCAAGCAG GTGGTGGCCCAGATCCTGCCTTTCCGAGACCAGAACCGCAAGGCCCTGGACGGCCTCTGGAACCGGCACCACGTGGAGCGGGTGGAGATCATCATGAAGGAGGCCGTGGACGCAGAAG GTCGCACCAGCTTCTACGAGGAGTACGGCGTCATCGGCGACGTCCTGCAGAACCACCTGACCGAGATCCTCATGCTGGTGGCCATGGAGCTACCCCTCAACATCAGCAGCTCGGAGGCGGTGCTGGGGCACAAGCTCCAGGCATTCCGGGCCCTGCGGGGCCTGCAGAGGGGCAGTGCCGTCGTGGGCCAGTACCAGGCTTACCGCGGGCAGGTGCGCAGAGAGCTGCAGAAGCCAGACAGCTTCCACAGCCTGACGCCGACCTTTGCAG GCATCCTCGTGCACATAGACAACCTTCGCTGGGAGGGTGTCCCTTTCATCCTGATGTCCGGCAAAGCCTTGGACGAGAGAGTGGGCTACGTTCGGATCTTGTTCAAGGACCAGGCGTACTGTGCCCAGAGCGAGAAGCGCTGGGTCCCGGCGCAGAGCCACTGCCTTCCTCAGCAGATCATCTTCTACATCGGCCACGGTGAGCTGGGCGGCCCCGCCGTGCTGGTCAGCAGGAACCTGTTcaggccctccctgccctccgCCGGCTGGAAGGAAGTGGAGGGCCAGCCTGGGCTTCACCTCTTTGGCCGCCCTCTGTCTGATTACTACGCCTACAGCCCTGTGAGGGAGCAGGACGCCTACTCCATCCTCATCTCTCATATCTTCCACCGCCGGAAGGACTCCTTCATCACCATGGACAACTTGCTGGCTTCCTGGGTCTTCTGGACGCCCTTGCTGGACAGCCTGGCCCACGAGGTCCCACGCCTCTACCCAGGAGGAGCAGAGAATGGACACCTGTTGGACTTTGAGTTCAGCGGCAGCCACCTGTCCTTCTCCCAGCCGCCACTGGAGCAGCTGGTGCCGGGGCCGGGTTCCGCTCCGATGCCCAGCGACTTCCAGGTTCTCAGGGCCAAGTACCGAGACAGCCCGCTGATATCGGCCTGGCCGGAGGAGCTGATCGCCAGGCTGGCCGGCGACATCGAGGCTGCGGCTGTGCAGGCTGTGAGGCGCTTCGGCCGGTTCCACCTGGCACTCTCGGGCGGCTCGAGCCCCGTGGCCCTGTTCCAGCAGCTGGCCGTGGGGCACTACGGCTTCCCCTGGGCCCACACGCACCTGTGGCTGGTGGACGAGCGCTGCGTCCCGCTCTGGGACCCCGAGTCCAACTTCCAGGGCCTGCAGGCTCACCTGCTGCAGCACGTGCGTGTCCCCTACTACAACGTCCACCCCATGCCCGTGCACCGGCGCCAGCGGCTCTGTGCCGAGGAGGACCAGGGCGCCCAGGCCTATGCCGAGGAGATCTCCGCCCTGGTGACCAACAGCAGCTTCGACCTGCTGCTGCTGGGCATGGGCACAGACGGGCACACGGCCTCCCTCTTCCCTCAGTCACCCGTCGGCCTGGACGGCAAGCAGCTCGTGGTGCTGACCACGAGCCCCTCCGGCCCGCGCCGGCGCATGAGCCTCAGCCTGCCCGCCATCAACCGTGCCCGCCAGGTGGCGGTGCTGGTCCTGGGTCGGATGAAGCGCGAGATCGCCATGCTGGTGAGCCGCGTGGGCTGCGAGCCCAAGAAGTGGCCCATCTCGGGCGTCCTGCCCGACTCTGGCCAGCTGGTGTGGTACATGGACTATGACGCGTTTCTGGGGTGA
- the H6PD gene encoding GDH/6PGL endoplasmic bifunctional protein isoform X4, translating to MQKLPATSTAAAVQAQVPGCALSLRNPLAVTTAQPSSWPQSLGAFSKRRRCTGWTITWASSLLPRQVVAQILPFRDQNRKALDGLWNRHHVERVEIIMKEAVDAEGRTSFYEEYGVIGDVLQNHLTEILMLVAMELPLNISSSEAVLGHKLQAFRALRGLQRGSAVVGQYQAYRGQVRRELQKPDSFHSLTPTFAGILVHIDNLRWEGVPFILMSGKALDERVGYVRILFKDQAYCAQSEKRWVPAQSHCLPQQIIFYIGHGELGGPAVLVSRNLFRPSLPSAGWKEVEGQPGLHLFGRPLSDYYAYSPVREQDAYSILISHIFHRRKDSFITMDNLLASWVFWTPLLDSLAHEVPRLYPGGAENGHLLDFEFSGSHLSFSQPPLEQLVPGPGSAPMPSDFQVLRAKYRDSPLISAWPEELIARLAGDIEAAAVQAVRRFGRFHLALSGGSSPVALFQQLAVGHYGFPWAHTHLWLVDERCVPLWDPESNFQGLQAHLLQHVRVPYYNVHPMPVHRRQRLCAEEDQGAQAYAEEISALVTNSSFDLLLLGMGTDGHTASLFPQSPVGLDGKQLVVLTTSPSGPRRRMSLSLPAINRARQVAVLVLGRMKREIAMLVSRVGCEPKKWPISGVLPDSGQLVWYMDYDAFLG from the exons ATGCAGAAATTGCCCGCAACGTCAACAGCAGCTGCCGTCCAGGCCCAGGTGCCTGGCTGCGCGTTGTCCTTGAGAAACCCTTTGGCCGTGACTACCGCTCAGCCCAGCAGCTGGCCACAGAGCTTGGGAGCTTTTTCCAAGAGGAGGAGATGTACCGGGTGGACCATTACCTGGGCAAGCAG TCTCCTTCCCCGTCAGGTGGTGGCCCAGATCCTGCCTTTCCGAGACCAGAACCGCAAGGCCCTGGACGGCCTCTGGAACCGGCACCACGTGGAGCGGGTGGAGATCATCATGAAGGAGGCCGTGGACGCAGAAG GTCGCACCAGCTTCTACGAGGAGTACGGCGTCATCGGCGACGTCCTGCAGAACCACCTGACCGAGATCCTCATGCTGGTGGCCATGGAGCTACCCCTCAACATCAGCAGCTCGGAGGCGGTGCTGGGGCACAAGCTCCAGGCATTCCGGGCCCTGCGGGGCCTGCAGAGGGGCAGTGCCGTCGTGGGCCAGTACCAGGCTTACCGCGGGCAGGTGCGCAGAGAGCTGCAGAAGCCAGACAGCTTCCACAGCCTGACGCCGACCTTTGCAG GCATCCTCGTGCACATAGACAACCTTCGCTGGGAGGGTGTCCCTTTCATCCTGATGTCCGGCAAAGCCTTGGACGAGAGAGTGGGCTACGTTCGGATCTTGTTCAAGGACCAGGCGTACTGTGCCCAGAGCGAGAAGCGCTGGGTCCCGGCGCAGAGCCACTGCCTTCCTCAGCAGATCATCTTCTACATCGGCCACGGTGAGCTGGGCGGCCCCGCCGTGCTGGTCAGCAGGAACCTGTTcaggccctccctgccctccgCCGGCTGGAAGGAAGTGGAGGGCCAGCCTGGGCTTCACCTCTTTGGCCGCCCTCTGTCTGATTACTACGCCTACAGCCCTGTGAGGGAGCAGGACGCCTACTCCATCCTCATCTCTCATATCTTCCACCGCCGGAAGGACTCCTTCATCACCATGGACAACTTGCTGGCTTCCTGGGTCTTCTGGACGCCCTTGCTGGACAGCCTGGCCCACGAGGTCCCACGCCTCTACCCAGGAGGAGCAGAGAATGGACACCTGTTGGACTTTGAGTTCAGCGGCAGCCACCTGTCCTTCTCCCAGCCGCCACTGGAGCAGCTGGTGCCGGGGCCGGGTTCCGCTCCGATGCCCAGCGACTTCCAGGTTCTCAGGGCCAAGTACCGAGACAGCCCGCTGATATCGGCCTGGCCGGAGGAGCTGATCGCCAGGCTGGCCGGCGACATCGAGGCTGCGGCTGTGCAGGCTGTGAGGCGCTTCGGCCGGTTCCACCTGGCACTCTCGGGCGGCTCGAGCCCCGTGGCCCTGTTCCAGCAGCTGGCCGTGGGGCACTACGGCTTCCCCTGGGCCCACACGCACCTGTGGCTGGTGGACGAGCGCTGCGTCCCGCTCTGGGACCCCGAGTCCAACTTCCAGGGCCTGCAGGCTCACCTGCTGCAGCACGTGCGTGTCCCCTACTACAACGTCCACCCCATGCCCGTGCACCGGCGCCAGCGGCTCTGTGCCGAGGAGGACCAGGGCGCCCAGGCCTATGCCGAGGAGATCTCCGCCCTGGTGACCAACAGCAGCTTCGACCTGCTGCTGCTGGGCATGGGCACAGACGGGCACACGGCCTCCCTCTTCCCTCAGTCACCCGTCGGCCTGGACGGCAAGCAGCTCGTGGTGCTGACCACGAGCCCCTCCGGCCCGCGCCGGCGCATGAGCCTCAGCCTGCCCGCCATCAACCGTGCCCGCCAGGTGGCGGTGCTGGTCCTGGGTCGGATGAAGCGCGAGATCGCCATGCTGGTGAGCCGCGTGGGCTGCGAGCCCAAGAAGTGGCCCATCTCGGGCGTCCTGCCCGACTCTGGCCAGCTGGTGTGGTACATGGACTATGACGCGTTTCTGGGGTGA